A stretch of Lathyrus oleraceus cultivar Zhongwan6 chromosome 6, CAAS_Psat_ZW6_1.0, whole genome shotgun sequence DNA encodes these proteins:
- the LOC127093918 gene encoding uncharacterized protein LOC127093918, with product MSKIVATLGESDNSSLGVEGNKDGADAATQTADKSSYIPDILNSVDELTHRPSSEKSSMSEINQPIVGGLETLPQKTTTQHSQTSGDSPDVEGADDDPRGGNDDQDEEVGEEEEEEVEEPSVFDDIPDVDEEEEIKDQDDNGEGGQGEINEGQHQGQTPATPTTEVTPEGIKASTRATWGSLFRGISSS from the exons ATGTCGAAGATAGTAGCGACACTAGGCGAAAGTGACAACTCTAGTCTTGGAGTCGAAGGGAACAAG GATGGCGCAGACGCTGCCACCCAAACAGCAGACAAATCTTCTTATATACCAGATATTCTCAACAGTGTCGACGAACTCACCCATCGACCATCATCTGAGAAAAGCTCAATGAGTGAAATCAACCAACCCATTGTTGGAGGGCTTGAGACTTTGCCACAAAAAACCACCACCCAACACTCTCAGACAAGTG GTGATTCACCTGATGTCGAAGGTGCAGATGATGACCCTCGAGGAGGAAATGACGACCAAGATGAGGAGGtaggagaagaagaagaagaagaagtcgaAGAGCCGTCGGTATTCGACGATATTCCTGATGTTGATGAGGAGGAGGAGATTAAGGACCAAGATGACAATGGTGAGGGGGGCCAGGGTGAAATAAACGAAGGACAACATCAGGGCCAAACTCCTGCAACCCCCACAACTGAAGTTACTCCCGAGGGTATCAAAGCTTCGACAAGAGCAACTTGGGGGTCTCTCTTTAGAGGAATTAGCAGTTCTTAA
- the LOC127093919 gene encoding uncharacterized protein LOC127093919, which produces MMLDELVDLDEERLNAFELLKRQKKRVENSYNKKVKVKTFSPEDLVWKVILLMDRKDWALGKWFPKWEGSFQILQVFSNSAYEFEKLSKDKRILRVNGKYLKKYKPMLKEIRIINE; this is translated from the coding sequence ATGATGCTAGATGAGTTAGTCGATCTAGATGAAGAGAGACTAAATGCCTTTGAATTATTGAAAAGGCAGAAGAAGAGAGTAGAGAACTCTTATAATAAGAAGGTTAAAGTTAAGACATTTTCGCCTGAAGATTTGGTTTGGAAAGTTATCCTTCTAATGGATCGAAAGGATTGGGCCCTAGGGAAATGGTTTCCCAAATGGGAAGGCTCTTTTCAAATTTTGCAAGTTTTCTCTAACAGTGCTTATGAGTTCGAAAAACTTAGTAAAGACAAAAGAATCTTAAGAGTGaatggaaaatatttgaaaaaatataagccaatGCTCAAAGAGATAAGAATAATAAACGAGTAA